In Gemmatimonadota bacterium, one DNA window encodes the following:
- the sucC gene encoding ADP-forming succinate--CoA ligase subunit beta — MKIHEYQAKEVLRAFGVPVPNGAVARTPEEAEAIAKDLGGAVVVKAQIHAGGRGKGGGIKLASNPAEAREVASEIIGMQLVTPQTGTEGQKVKSVWVENATDIDRELYLGIVLDRAQSRLVVMASSEGGMDIEEVAATTPEKILKEVVHPGVGLQPFQARHLALGLGLEGDQLKQGVAFITALYKAYIETDCSLAEINPLVVSKSGEVLALDAKMNFDDSAMYRHSDIYELRDVDEEDPLEVEASKYDLNYIKLDGEVGCMVNGAGLAMATMDIVKYAGSSPANFLDVGGGTNVERVKNAMRILTSDESVKAVLINIFGGIVRCDRVAEGVVAALEDIEINVPLVVRLQGTNAEEGAQILENSGLEFTVARKLKEAAEAVVAAVQNAA, encoded by the coding sequence ATGAAAATTCACGAATATCAGGCTAAAGAAGTTCTCAGGGCCTTTGGTGTGCCCGTGCCAAATGGTGCCGTTGCTCGTACGCCCGAAGAGGCCGAAGCGATTGCCAAAGACCTCGGTGGGGCAGTGGTCGTCAAGGCGCAGATCCACGCAGGTGGTCGCGGGAAAGGGGGCGGTATTAAACTCGCATCCAATCCTGCCGAAGCCAGAGAAGTGGCATCCGAAATTATTGGCATGCAACTCGTTACCCCGCAGACGGGTACTGAAGGGCAAAAAGTCAAATCCGTTTGGGTGGAAAATGCGACGGATATTGACCGGGAATTGTACCTGGGTATTGTGCTGGACCGCGCGCAGTCGCGTCTGGTCGTTATGGCTTCCAGTGAGGGTGGGATGGATATTGAAGAGGTGGCTGCGACGACGCCGGAAAAAATCCTCAAAGAGGTCGTTCATCCCGGTGTTGGTCTCCAGCCTTTTCAGGCACGGCATCTCGCACTCGGTCTGGGGCTTGAAGGCGATCAACTCAAGCAGGGGGTCGCATTTATTACCGCTCTTTACAAAGCATATATAGAGACCGATTGTTCGCTCGCAGAAATCAATCCTCTCGTTGTGTCCAAAAGTGGTGAGGTTCTGGCTCTGGATGCCAAGATGAACTTTGATGATAGTGCGATGTATCGCCATTCTGATATCTATGAATTGCGCGATGTTGACGAGGAAGATCCGCTCGAGGTCGAAGCCTCAAAATACGATCTCAATTATATCAAACTCGACGGGGAAGTCGGCTGTATGGTCAATGGCGCAGGTCTGGCAATGGCTACAATGGATATTGTCAAATACGCGGGGTCGTCACCGGCAAATTTTCTCGATGTTGGCGGGGGAACCAATGTCGAGCGCGTCAAGAATGCGATGCGTATTCTCACGTCCGACGAATCGGTCAAAGCTGTGCTGATCAATATTTTTGGCGGTATTGTGCGTTGTGACCGCGTGGCAGAAGGCGTTGTTGCCGCGCTTGAAGATATCGAGATCAATGTGCCGCTCGTGGTGCGACTGCAGGGGACGAATGCCGAGGAAGGTGCGCAAATTCTCGAAAATTCGGGTCTGGAATTTACCGTTGCCCGAAAGCTCAAGGAAGCCGCCGAGGCTGTTGTCGCGGCGGTTCAAAATGCCGCATAG
- a CDS encoding mandelate racemase/muconate lactonizing enzyme family protein, whose protein sequence is MICLWIRSDQMKITEVKTYHLRYPLREKFAISRGWSTSRQAQVVEIATDNGLIGWGEGTGEVHRSAIDTHIVGRSPFDCGAIYQALSDDGVSPQAISGIDIALWDLMGKALEMPVYQLLGGKVRDKIPAYATGLFRIDRPDVTQALVDEAKGYVDMGFSAMKMKIGFGEAYDTKNAGAIRQAIGPDVLFAVDANCGYDVGTAIDVGHKIAHNDLFWYEEPIPTDDVRGYLQVKGALPIRIAGAEGLGGRWAFRELIQQRALDIVQPDISIAGGFSECRIIAAMASANYVRVLPHMWGSHIRLAATVHWQATIPDAPDALNPIPSLFEYDMTENGLRTELAVNPIQAVDGEVPVPDAPGLGIEIDRGVLEKYAV, encoded by the coding sequence ATGATTTGTTTGTGGATTAGGAGTGATCAGATGAAAATCACCGAGGTAAAAACATATCATTTGCGATATCCCTTGCGAGAGAAGTTCGCGATTTCGAGGGGATGGTCCACGAGCCGACAGGCGCAAGTTGTGGAGATCGCCACAGATAATGGCCTGATTGGGTGGGGTGAGGGGACAGGCGAAGTCCATCGATCTGCGATTGATACACATATTGTGGGGCGCAGTCCGTTTGATTGTGGCGCGATCTATCAGGCGTTGTCCGATGATGGGGTAAGTCCGCAGGCGATCAGTGGGATAGATATTGCGCTGTGGGATTTGATGGGCAAGGCGCTCGAGATGCCGGTGTATCAACTATTGGGGGGAAAGGTGAGAGACAAAATTCCCGCGTATGCCACCGGGTTATTTCGCATAGACCGCCCCGATGTGACACAGGCACTCGTCGATGAGGCAAAAGGGTATGTCGATATGGGTTTTTCTGCGATGAAAATGAAGATCGGATTTGGCGAGGCTTACGATACGAAAAACGCAGGGGCAATTCGGCAGGCGATAGGTCCCGATGTGTTGTTTGCCGTGGATGCCAATTGTGGGTATGATGTGGGTACTGCCATCGATGTGGGGCACAAGATCGCACACAATGATTTGTTCTGGTATGAGGAACCGATACCAACGGATGATGTGCGCGGGTATTTGCAGGTGAAAGGCGCGTTGCCTATACGCATTGCGGGCGCGGAAGGGCTGGGTGGACGTTGGGCATTCCGCGAGTTGATCCAGCAGCGGGCACTTGATATCGTGCAGCCCGATATCAGCATTGCAGGTGGGTTTAGCGAATGTCGCATTATTGCGGCGATGGCGAGTGCAAATTATGTGCGGGTTTTGCCGCATATGTGGGGCAGTCATATTCGACTGGCGGCGACTGTCCACTGGCAGGCTACTATTCCCGATGCGCCGGATGCGTTGAACCCAATTCCATCTCTGTTTGAATACGATATGACTGAGAATGGATTGCGAACGGAGTTGGCTGTGAATCCGATCCAGGCGGTGGATGGCGAAGTGCCCGTGCCCGATGCGCCGGGATTGGGCATTGAGATTGATCGAGGTGTGTTGGAAAAATACGCTGTTTGA
- a CDS encoding insulinase family protein has translation MRKLFALTLFTLTLIASPVFAGFTRVNAPNPDDPMNVHIYKLDNGLTVYLTENHEEPRFYAEIPVRAGSKHDPAESTGLAHYLEHMLFKGTQNIGTLDYKKEKMHIDRIIALYEDHFRETDPEKRKAIYAKINKASQQAAQYAIPNELDKLYKAMGESGLNAHTWHEETVYKVGLPSNYLKHWARIESERFQNPVFRLFQPELEVVYEEKNRTLDNKGWLISEAVNKHLYKKHPYGQQTTIGEVEHLKNPSLKNMYQFYDTYYVPNNMAICISGDIDIDATIKLIDEHFSAWKAKDIPALQTWEEPAIKGAERVTVKFQGEEYVLLAFRTNHRSHKDAEALKLIDMILDNRTAGLINLNLVQQQKVRRAGSYPYLLNDYGTQYLWGIPKRDQTLADVEQLLLDQIAMIKRGEFDESLLSAIVTDFKKNQKRGLESNRSRVRQMTSAFLGFAEWDQEVAEIARMEKITREDVIRVANHYFGEGYVAGYRIDEQHELPKIEKPKIDKIDIDPTRQSEFAKDVLTMPADELAPVFVTDKDYTIAQVRDGVKLYYVKNPVNDLFTFTLSVDMGTYQDNRLSTARSLLDKSGAGDLAPDALKREWYKLGTDFNIGVSDNETNIRISGLDENFEASLSLMMKYIQNPTADQATLDELVKITLAQREDQKKDPRSLRNALRLYSRYGDNSSYKRRISSEALQNLTVSELHGLISSLPTYEHALIYGGSRPLDEVLATIKEHFPNSGDLRTPPAYERLIVHAPDKTEIRFFHKETAQSQVFVESGGVVFDAALRPAIDLYNDYFAGGMSGIVFQELREARALAYSTFARYDLGDRSNDQNVMWGYIGCQVDKTPEAVAALVELIDDLPESPERFSEAKNSVVNRYRVAKIKYRELPGVLRIWERRNQTPDPRKERFGHILQAEMPSVLDFHKQHIARRPKLISIMGDTTKFDLNSLSTLGTITPVTLDDLFVD, from the coding sequence ATGCGGAAATTATTCGCCCTTACACTTTTCACCCTTACACTGATCGCCTCGCCTGTATTCGCCGGGTTTACGCGCGTTAATGCGCCCAATCCCGACGATCCGATGAATGTACATATTTACAAACTCGACAATGGCCTTACGGTTTATCTCACTGAAAACCACGAGGAACCGCGGTTTTATGCCGAAATCCCCGTGCGGGCGGGAAGCAAACACGATCCCGCCGAATCTACGGGTCTGGCGCATTATCTGGAACATATGCTTTTTAAGGGTACGCAAAATATCGGGACATTGGATTATAAAAAAGAAAAAATGCACATTGACCGCATTATTGCGCTCTATGAAGATCACTTCCGCGAAACCGATCCCGAAAAACGCAAGGCCATTTATGCAAAGATCAACAAAGCATCTCAACAGGCCGCACAATACGCTATACCCAATGAGCTGGACAAACTCTACAAAGCTATGGGCGAGAGTGGCTTGAATGCGCACACCTGGCACGAAGAAACCGTGTACAAAGTGGGGTTGCCCAGCAATTATCTCAAACACTGGGCAAGAATTGAGTCCGAACGGTTTCAAAATCCCGTGTTTCGTTTGTTCCAACCCGAACTCGAAGTGGTATATGAAGAAAAGAACCGCACATTGGACAACAAAGGCTGGCTCATCAGCGAGGCTGTGAATAAACATCTATACAAAAAGCATCCCTACGGCCAGCAAACCACGATCGGCGAGGTTGAGCATCTCAAAAACCCCTCGCTCAAAAATATGTACCAGTTTTACGACACGTATTACGTGCCTAACAATATGGCGATTTGTATTTCTGGAGATATTGACATCGACGCGACGATTAAACTGATTGACGAACATTTCTCGGCATGGAAAGCCAAAGATATTCCCGCGCTCCAAACATGGGAAGAACCGGCGATTAAAGGTGCTGAGCGCGTCACGGTTAAATTTCAGGGCGAAGAATACGTACTTCTGGCCTTTCGCACAAACCACCGCAGCCACAAAGACGCCGAAGCTCTAAAGCTGATTGATATGATCCTGGACAATCGCACTGCGGGGCTTATCAATCTCAATCTCGTGCAGCAGCAGAAAGTACGACGCGCGGGAAGCTATCCCTATTTACTCAATGATTACGGCACGCAATATCTGTGGGGTATTCCAAAAAGAGATCAAACACTTGCAGATGTTGAGCAACTTCTGTTGGATCAAATTGCTATGATCAAACGCGGGGAATTTGACGAAAGCCTGCTGTCTGCAATTGTCACGGATTTCAAAAAGAACCAAAAACGGGGTTTGGAATCCAATCGCAGTCGGGTCAGACAAATGACCAGTGCATTTCTGGGATTTGCCGAATGGGATCAAGAGGTTGCTGAAATTGCTCGTATGGAAAAAATCACCCGAGAAGATGTTATTCGCGTAGCTAATCATTATTTTGGTGAAGGCTATGTTGCGGGGTATCGCATTGACGAACAACACGAATTGCCCAAGATCGAGAAGCCCAAAATCGACAAGATTGATATTGATCCGACCCGTCAATCCGAATTTGCAAAAGATGTATTGACTATGCCTGCCGATGAACTTGCTCCCGTTTTTGTCACCGATAAAGACTATACCATTGCACAAGTGCGGGACGGTGTAAAACTCTATTATGTGAAAAACCCGGTTAACGATCTCTTCACTTTTACACTGAGCGTGGATATGGGGACGTATCAGGATAATCGACTCAGCACAGCCAGATCGCTCCTGGACAAATCCGGTGCTGGCGACCTGGCTCCCGATGCGCTGAAGAGAGAATGGTACAAACTGGGTACGGATTTCAATATTGGCGTGTCAGATAATGAGACCAATATCAGGATTTCCGGCTTAGATGAAAATTTTGAGGCATCTCTTTCGCTGATGATGAAATATATTCAGAATCCGACTGCGGATCAGGCCACGCTCGATGAACTCGTCAAAATTACCCTCGCGCAACGCGAAGATCAAAAAAAGGATCCCCGTTCTCTGCGCAATGCCCTGCGTTTGTACAGTCGTTATGGCGATAATTCGTCGTACAAGCGCCGCATTTCTTCTGAGGCATTGCAAAATCTCACGGTTTCAGAATTACACGGTTTAATATCCAGCCTGCCGACCTATGAACATGCTTTGATTTACGGTGGTTCCAGGCCGCTGGACGAGGTTCTTGCGACTATCAAAGAGCATTTTCCCAACAGTGGTGACTTAAGAACGCCTCCTGCTTATGAACGTCTCATAGTTCACGCGCCAGACAAAACCGAAATCCGATTCTTTCACAAAGAAACAGCGCAGTCTCAGGTCTTTGTCGAGTCTGGAGGCGTAGTGTTCGATGCTGCACTTCGTCCGGCTATTGATCTCTACAATGATTATTTTGCCGGGGGTATGTCGGGTATTGTTTTTCAGGAATTGCGCGAAGCCCGCGCACTGGCGTATTCTACATTTGCGCGGTATGACCTCGGTGATCGCAGCAATGATCAGAATGTCATGTGGGGATATATTGGTTGCCAGGTAGACAAAACCCCGGAGGCTGTTGCTGCACTGGTCGAGTTGATTGACGATTTGCCCGAATCTCCCGAGCGTTTTTCAGAAGCCAAAAATTCTGTGGTCAATCGCTATCGCGTCGCCAAGATCAAATACCGCGAGTTGCCCGGCGTGTTGCGTATTTGGGAACGCCGCAACCAGACGCCCGATCCGAGAAAAGAGCGGTTCGGTCACATTCTCCAGGCCGAGATGCCGAGTGTGCTCGATTTTCACAAGCAGCATATTGCCAGACGTCCCAAACTCATTTCTATTATGGGCGACACGACCAAATTTGATCTCAATAGTCTGAGCACTCTCGGCACGATTACACCCGTGACACTGGATGATTTGTTTGTGGATTAG
- a CDS encoding DUF790 family protein produces MLTSDLLLVRRRGPYIEPRYVDAAAPNIIALAEEIIDIFTDHQGKSRGELHSALDMRAAEATDYRVQRGLTKLLEDDRCEFRIDSIVEPEEIRTQVFGLSRENHPVVREPDLLYPVTREHILDQVALKYQTSSENIAHSLYADLPINHYLDRFDAPDPAWLLNRYNVALAQAMFYRCTRMRLSVHRNLPVRYKQLFKFIKFYRLIHDIRGDRDAGYEIVLDGPVSLFRLSQKYGIQMAVFLPALLLCTRWKMEATVKLKDGREGDFVLDDNHNLLSHYKDQTMYDSLLEETFATRFEKAKTDWELERETEIVNLKNTVFIPDFAFRHPDGRTALLEIVGFWHPDYLRRKLDKLRRANRKDLVVAVSRDLNVQEEDFEDVPGHVFFFKTRIQPQDVARRLDQIRMEDCVND; encoded by the coding sequence ATGCTCACTTCCGACCTTTTACTCGTGCGCCGTCGCGGGCCTTATATCGAGCCTCGCTATGTGGATGCAGCAGCACCCAATATCATCGCGTTGGCAGAGGAAATTATCGATATTTTCACGGATCATCAGGGCAAGTCGCGCGGTGAATTACACAGTGCTCTGGACATGCGTGCAGCCGAGGCAACGGATTATCGCGTTCAACGCGGTCTGACGAAATTGCTCGAAGACGATCGCTGTGAGTTTCGCATTGACAGTATTGTTGAACCCGAAGAAATTCGCACACAGGTTTTTGGCCTCAGCCGAGAGAATCACCCCGTTGTCCGCGAACCCGATCTTCTCTATCCCGTCACGCGCGAACACATTCTCGACCAGGTCGCACTCAAATATCAGACCTCATCGGAAAATATCGCGCATAGCCTCTACGCAGACCTTCCCATCAATCACTATCTCGATCGCTTTGACGCGCCCGATCCCGCGTGGCTGCTCAATCGCTACAATGTTGCACTCGCGCAGGCTATGTTCTATCGCTGCACGCGCATGCGACTTTCAGTGCATCGCAACTTGCCCGTGCGCTACAAACAGCTCTTCAAGTTTATCAAATTTTATCGCCTGATTCACGATATCCGCGGCGACAGAGATGCGGGATACGAAATCGTCCTCGACGGTCCTGTAAGCCTGTTTCGTCTCTCGCAAAAATACGGTATTCAGATGGCTGTTTTTTTGCCTGCGTTGCTCTTGTGTACCCGCTGGAAAATGGAAGCGACGGTCAAACTCAAAGATGGCCGCGAAGGCGATTTTGTCCTGGACGACAACCACAATTTGCTTTCGCACTACAAAGATCAGACCATGTACGATTCTCTTCTCGAAGAGACCTTTGCTACGCGCTTTGAAAAAGCCAAAACCGACTGGGAGCTCGAACGCGAAACAGAAATTGTGAATCTCAAGAATACGGTTTTCATTCCCGATTTTGCATTCCGCCATCCCGATGGCCGCACGGCGTTGCTCGAGATCGTCGGTTTCTGGCATCCCGATTATCTGAGGCGTAAACTCGACAAGCTCCGCCGCGCCAATCGCAAAGACCTCGTCGTCGCCGTATCCCGCGATCTCAATGTCCAGGAAGAAGATTTCGAGGATGTGCCCGGGCATGTTTTCTTTTTTAAAACCCGAATCCAACCCCAGGATGTCGCCCGACGCCTCGATCAAATTCGCATGGAAGACTGCGTAAATGATTGA
- a CDS encoding Smr/MutS family protein — MPKPVELPIDGELDLHLFHPRDVKALVPDYLDECKQRGISDVRIIHGKGTGALRETVHAILKRRPDVIAYYLTDHNWGSTSVVLNLKTQS; from the coding sequence ATGCCCAAACCTGTCGAACTTCCAATTGATGGTGAACTCGATCTCCATCTCTTTCATCCGCGCGATGTCAAGGCTCTCGTGCCCGATTATCTCGATGAATGCAAACAGCGCGGTATTTCCGATGTGCGTATTATTCACGGCAAAGGCACGGGTGCGCTACGGGAAACCGTACACGCGATCCTGAAACGCCGCCCCGATGTCATCGCATATTATCTCACCGATCACAACTGGGGTTCGACCTCTGTTGTTCTCAATCTGAAGACACAATCGTGA
- a CDS encoding DUF5069 domain-containing protein, with protein MDLTKQPPRRPTNTSMLGIVSLARLTDKARAHRANTIGDHLYGENSGLDKIVLDFLGVSHDDFADAAQRMSDAELCDWLRENYPKTEDEVQAYNNELLTWEPFDDASRQRLRDRLEKFNADPNKVKTMLQSMELDDWGCFRDTDLTQHPPRSPYNSDVAGIYGGSRMGDKARAAKAGKLNDYIYDCPIDKVILEFLNISAEDFQDAAYHNVNDIELGDWVLEHTDRTQDEISRLNAGLSQKGPEGEQQMEIFNTTLERIAPGRTDITTWFDLLDLDDAHAYNL; from the coding sequence ATGGATCTGACGAAACAACCGCCTCGCCGGCCGACTAATACTTCAATGCTCGGTATTGTCTCGCTTGCTCGTTTGACCGATAAAGCGCGGGCGCACCGGGCAAATACGATTGGCGATCATCTCTATGGCGAGAACTCGGGGTTGGACAAGATAGTACTCGATTTTCTCGGCGTCTCGCACGATGATTTTGCCGATGCAGCCCAGCGGATGAGCGACGCGGAATTGTGCGATTGGCTACGCGAAAATTACCCTAAAACTGAAGACGAGGTTCAGGCGTATAATAACGAGCTTCTCACCTGGGAACCCTTTGATGATGCGAGTCGCCAGCGCTTAAGAGATCGCCTTGAAAAATTCAATGCCGATCCCAATAAGGTGAAAACGATGCTCCAATCGATGGAACTCGACGACTGGGGGTGTTTTCGGGATACCGATTTGACCCAACATCCACCGCGCTCGCCGTATAACAGCGATGTTGCCGGTATTTACGGCGGATCGCGTATGGGCGATAAAGCACGCGCGGCAAAGGCGGGCAAGCTCAACGATTATATCTACGATTGTCCCATTGATAAGGTCATTCTTGAGTTTCTCAATATATCCGCCGAAGATTTTCAGGATGCGGCCTATCACAATGTCAACGATATCGAACTCGGGGATTGGGTGCTCGAACACACTGACCGCACCCAGGATGAAATTTCGCGTTTGAACGCGGGTCTCTCTCAGAAGGGTCCTGAAGGTGAACAGCAGATGGAAATTTTCAACACAACGCTCGAGCGCATAGCACCTGGTCGCACTGATATCACGACCTGGTTTGACCTGCTCGATCTGGACGACGCGCACGCCTACAATCTATAA
- a CDS encoding DUF86 domain-containing protein: MRDLTLYLKDILAAMDSIESFITGMTFETFEGDDKTSSAVIRKLEIIGEASKQIPDEVRAISPQVPWREMSGMRDRLVHSYFGVNFRLVWKAITDDTPKAKPHIQQLLADITQNKLK; the protein is encoded by the coding sequence ATGAGGGACTTGACGCTCTATCTAAAAGACATATTGGCGGCGATGGATAGTATTGAATCTTTCATCACAGGAATGACTTTTGAAACATTCGAGGGTGACGATAAAACATCCAGCGCTGTCATTAGAAAGCTCGAAATCATAGGTGAAGCTTCTAAACAGATTCCAGACGAAGTCAGAGCGATTTCGCCGCAGGTTCCCTGGCGAGAGATGTCGGGAATGCGCGATAGATTGGTCCACTCCTATTTTGGAGTCAATTTTCGACTTGTTTGGAAAGCCATTACAGATGATACGCCTAAAGCCAAACCACACATTCAGCAACTTTTAGCTGATATAACCCAAAACAAATTGAAATAG
- a CDS encoding nucleotidyltransferase family protein, giving the protein MNKTEIVNTLKALKPDLLQHKVREIGLFGSFARDEQQNTSDIDVLIDFDDDASLFDLIRVGDFLETKLHRKVDVVPKESLREEIRDTVLKEMIVL; this is encoded by the coding sequence ATGAACAAAACCGAAATAGTGAACACACTAAAGGCATTGAAACCCGATCTTCTCCAACACAAAGTGCGAGAAATTGGTTTATTTGGATCTTTTGCGAGAGATGAACAGCAAAATACCAGTGATATAGATGTCTTGATAGATTTTGACGATGATGCCAGCTTATTTGATCTGATTAGAGTCGGAGATTTTTTGGAAACAAAACTTCACCGCAAGGTAGATGTTGTCCCCAAAGAGTCACTTCGGGAGGAAATTCGAGACACTGTTTTGAAAGAAATGATTGTATTATGA
- a CDS encoding DEAD/DEAH box helicase, whose product MPSPSPDMRLAFDDGTLVLLDPPADYEPPSPFVWDSRVGRWRAQAHRYRNILEALQAQDVGIKNVVPRYNRLKLNFNREHTPHPHQAEAFDAWQSNQYRGVVVLPTGSGKSLLALMGIAEVGRSTLVVAPTIDLMNQWYDLLKDAFSRDIGILGGGYHELEDLTVTTYDSAYMHMDRYGNRFGFLVFDEVHHLPGESYSHGAELSIAPYRLGLTATLERPDGRHLMLRDLVGPTVYEKGIRDLSGDYLSEYNTERIEVDMVAEERAEYEAARSQFSDFLESKNLRLGSASGWQNFVRLSARSSDGRRAMLAYRRYRKVALGTTAKLRVLEDLLKKHPRDRMLIFTNDNETVYTISEQFLIPAITHQTRTKERREILKAFNQGDILALVTSRVLNEGVNVPEANVAVVLSGTSTIREHVQRLGRILRRREGKHAILYEVISRNTVEDRISRRRRQHDAYDGKQREMF is encoded by the coding sequence TTGCCATCTCCATCTCCCGACATGCGCCTCGCGTTCGACGATGGCACGCTCGTTCTGCTGGATCCGCCAGCGGACTATGAACCGCCATCTCCATTTGTATGGGATAGCCGCGTGGGGCGTTGGCGCGCTCAGGCGCATCGGTATCGCAATATTCTTGAAGCATTACAGGCTCAGGATGTTGGGATAAAAAATGTGGTCCCGCGCTACAACCGCCTCAAACTCAATTTTAATCGCGAACACACCCCGCATCCGCATCAGGCTGAAGCCTTTGATGCCTGGCAATCAAATCAATATCGCGGCGTGGTTGTTCTGCCTACGGGATCGGGCAAGTCGCTTCTGGCGCTGATGGGTATTGCGGAAGTTGGCCGCAGTACTCTTGTTGTCGCGCCTACGATTGATCTTATGAATCAGTGGTATGACTTGCTCAAAGATGCCTTTTCACGCGATATCGGCATCCTGGGTGGGGGGTATCACGAGCTTGAAGATCTCACTGTAACGACTTATGACAGTGCGTATATGCACATGGACCGCTACGGCAATCGCTTTGGGTTTCTCGTTTTTGACGAAGTTCATCACTTGCCCGGCGAATCCTATTCTCACGGTGCAGAACTTTCTATTGCCCCCTATCGCCTGGGGCTTACAGCCACGCTCGAACGTCCCGATGGCCGCCATCTTATGTTGCGCGATCTCGTGGGGCCAACCGTTTATGAAAAGGGCATTCGCGACCTGTCTGGCGATTATCTCTCCGAGTACAATACAGAGCGCATAGAAGTCGATATGGTGGCTGAAGAGCGCGCCGAATACGAAGCCGCGCGTTCGCAATTCAGTGATTTTCTGGAATCCAAGAATTTGCGGTTGGGCAGTGCTTCTGGATGGCAAAATTTCGTGCGCCTCTCGGCTCGCTCCAGCGACGGCCGAAGGGCGATGCTCGCCTACCGCCGCTATCGAAAAGTCGCTCTGGGCACAACCGCTAAGTTGCGCGTGCTGGAAGACTTGCTGAAAAAACACCCGCGCGACCGCATGCTCATTTTCACCAACGACAACGAAACTGTTTATACGATTTCAGAGCAATTTCTCATTCCCGCCATCACGCATCAGACTCGCACAAAGGAGCGCAGGGAAATCCTCAAAGCTTTTAATCAGGGTGATATTCTCGCGCTCGTCACTTCTCGCGTGCTCAACGAAGGGGTCAATGTTCCCGAGGCCAATGTTGCGGTTGTGCTTTCGGGGACGAGTACGATCCGCGAGCACGTCCAGCGATTGGGGCGCATTTTGCGCCGCCGCGAAGGCAAACACGCCATTCTCTACGAAGTGATCTCCCGCAATACGGTTGAAGACCGCATTTCTCGCCGCCGCAGGCAACACGATGCGTACGATGGGAAGCAACGAGAGATGTTCTGA
- a CDS encoding TetR/AcrR family transcriptional regulator yields MGRTSDAKERLIQAAMDLFLTRSYTDVGVQELCKAAAVKKGSFYHFFETKQDLVLASLDRWWEITRETAWDRAFSSKRPPLERISRFFELVYEQNCQFYERHKQLCGCPFGNLAVEMSAHEPLIRHKIDRIFEDVIGRLQRTLDEAVEASDLSPMDTRETALALWAYYEGILILAKARQDLDLLKRLGQRAVRFLQVSRRHVA; encoded by the coding sequence ATGGGACGCACGAGCGATGCAAAAGAGCGGCTGATACAGGCTGCTATGGACTTGTTCTTAACGCGCAGTTATACCGACGTGGGTGTACAGGAATTGTGCAAAGCTGCCGCAGTAAAAAAGGGGAGTTTTTACCATTTTTTCGAGACCAAACAAGACCTGGTACTCGCTTCATTAGATCGATGGTGGGAGATCACACGAGAGACCGCCTGGGATCGGGCTTTTTCATCAAAACGACCACCGCTGGAGCGGATTTCGCGTTTTTTTGAACTGGTTTACGAGCAAAATTGCCAATTTTACGAGCGGCACAAACAACTTTGCGGATGTCCGTTTGGCAACCTCGCCGTAGAGATGAGCGCGCACGAGCCGCTGATCCGCCATAAAATTGATCGCATCTTTGAGGATGTAATCGGTCGATTACAAAGAACACTCGACGAGGCGGTAGAAGCCAGTGATCTATCCCCCATGGACACGCGGGAAACAGCTCTGGCATTGTGGGCGTATTACGAAGGCATTTTGATACTGGCCAAAGCGCGGCAAGATCTGGATCTATTAAAACGGCTGGGACAGCGCGCCGTGCGATTTTTGCAAGTATCGCGGCGACACGTGGCGTGA